The proteins below are encoded in one region of Deltaproteobacteria bacterium:
- a CDS encoding oxidase, with protein MAHDPYGEHVSSLGALVGTWLALLALTVTTVAVARVDLGSLNVVAALGIASVKAAIVALVFMHLKHGGRFLRVVFTVSVAFAVLFIGLVLFDTKQYEPDVAAYRAARAAAVGGEAPAAPARKASGTAPAR; from the coding sequence ATGGCTCACGACCCCTACGGCGAACACGTCTCGTCTCTCGGCGCCCTCGTCGGCACCTGGCTCGCGCTGCTCGCGCTCACCGTGACGACCGTCGCGGTCGCGCGCGTCGACCTCGGCTCTCTAAACGTCGTCGCCGCGCTCGGCATCGCGTCGGTCAAGGCGGCGATCGTGGCGCTCGTGTTCATGCACCTCAAGCACGGCGGCCGGTTCCTGCGGGTCGTGTTCACCGTGTCGGTCGCATTCGCGGTGCTGTTCATCGGCCTCGTCCTGTTCGACACCAAGCAATACGAGCCGGACGTCGCCGCGTACCGCGCCGCGCGCGCGGCCGCCGTCGGCGGCGAGGCGCCGGCCGCGCCCGCCCGCAAGGCGTCCGGCACGGCGCCCGCGCGTTAA
- a CDS encoding cytochrome c oxidase subunit 3 family protein, whose amino-acid sequence MAGHDAKTASGPEQFLLDHFDSPAAQLHTAKLGMWVFLASEILFFSGLFTAYAVYRGNHPEMFAYGQHFLDWRMGALNTVVLITSSLAAALSVRFAQLGQQTALRRSLLAVIGCAIAFMVVKYLEYSHKITNGVVWGDGFSPSPEILAELPAALRALPVPEGMGRFFSIYYCMTGLHGIHVLVGIGIYVWIYRHAARGHYGPTYYNAVDNAALYWHLVDLIWIFLFPLFYLIG is encoded by the coding sequence ATGGCCGGACACGACGCCAAGACGGCTTCCGGGCCGGAACAGTTCCTGCTCGACCACTTCGACAGCCCCGCGGCCCAGCTTCACACCGCGAAGCTCGGCATGTGGGTGTTCCTCGCCAGCGAGATTTTGTTCTTCTCGGGCCTGTTCACCGCGTACGCGGTCTACCGGGGGAACCACCCCGAGATGTTCGCCTACGGACAACACTTTCTCGACTGGCGGATGGGCGCGCTCAACACGGTCGTGCTGATCACCAGCAGCCTCGCGGCGGCGCTGTCGGTGCGGTTCGCGCAGCTCGGCCAACAGACGGCGCTGCGCCGGTCCCTGCTGGCCGTCATCGGCTGCGCCATCGCGTTCATGGTCGTCAAGTACCTCGAGTACAGCCACAAGATCACCAACGGCGTCGTGTGGGGGGACGGCTTCTCGCCGTCGCCCGAAATCCTCGCCGAGCTGCCCGCGGCGCTCCGCGCGCTGCCGGTGCCCGAAGGCATGGGCCGGTTCTTCAGCATCTACTACTGCATGACCGGCCTGCACGGCATCCACGTTCTCGTCGGTATCGGCATCTACGTGTGGATCTACCGGCACGCGGCCAGGGGCCACTACGGCCCGACTTACTACAACGCGGTCGACAACGCGGCGCTGTACTGGCACCTGGTCGACCTCATCTGGATCTTCCTGTTCCCGCTGTTCTACTTGATCGGGTAA